One window from the genome of Gimesia aquarii encodes:
- a CDS encoding efflux RND transporter periplasmic adaptor subunit, translating to MKLSRSWNIIFAIVVIATIAIAALSSNKSELRSVVAGNAKSRFLSEEQDKWIGALGRIEPRSRIRRISPWGGSRSSVITELHVNTGDIVQKGQLLATFDTFAQRSSEVAVAKANVATALARLQKIKSGEEPETIDAKRAELKLVRTRMESLRKELERSKRLDYSKAITVHELEKVQLRFDEAVLNIQQFTSELAAMENVRAVDITLSEAELKTAEAELQLQLALLEATQVFAPIDGKVLKLHAHAGETIGDQGILELADMEHLQVVAEIFEADIAKLSVGMSAEMSVISMNQRFKGSIAEIGQLVGRQDVLSVDPVSDVDARVVEVRIDLEPDIVQALARLSNARVEVVIKPEGSRDLSVDRGLP from the coding sequence GTGAAGCTAAGCCGGTCCTGGAACATCATCTTCGCAATCGTTGTTATCGCGACAATCGCTATCGCTGCACTTAGCTCAAACAAGAGTGAGTTGCGAAGTGTCGTTGCGGGTAATGCAAAGTCGCGTTTTCTTTCCGAGGAACAGGATAAATGGATTGGTGCGCTCGGTCGAATTGAACCGCGTAGTCGCATTCGGCGTATTTCCCCTTGGGGTGGTTCTCGCTCGTCAGTCATCACGGAGTTACACGTTAATACAGGAGATATCGTACAAAAGGGGCAGTTGCTTGCCACGTTTGATACATTTGCTCAACGATCTAGTGAAGTTGCGGTAGCGAAAGCAAACGTTGCAACTGCTCTAGCGAGACTCCAAAAAATCAAATCCGGCGAAGAGCCTGAGACTATAGACGCGAAGCGTGCCGAACTGAAGCTCGTACGCACGCGGATGGAGTCGCTTCGAAAGGAATTGGAACGTTCAAAGCGGCTTGATTATTCCAAGGCGATCACCGTTCATGAACTTGAAAAGGTTCAGCTGCGTTTTGACGAAGCGGTCCTAAACATTCAGCAGTTTACAAGTGAATTAGCGGCCATGGAGAATGTCCGTGCGGTCGATATCACACTATCAGAAGCCGAGCTAAAGACAGCGGAAGCTGAACTGCAACTCCAATTAGCTTTACTCGAAGCCACTCAAGTTTTTGCGCCTATTGATGGCAAAGTGCTGAAGCTTCACGCGCATGCGGGCGAGACGATTGGCGACCAAGGAATTCTAGAGTTGGCAGACATGGAACATCTCCAAGTCGTAGCCGAAATTTTTGAGGCTGATATCGCTAAATTGTCTGTTGGCATGTCCGCTGAAATGAGTGTCATCTCGATGAATCAACGGTTCAAGGGATCCATTGCTGAAATTGGGCAGCTCGTCGGCCGCCAAGACGTTCTCTCTGTCGATCCCGTGAGCGATGTGGATGCCCGCGTAGTTGAAGTGCGCATCGACTTGGAACCTGACATTGTACAGGCGCTCGCGCGGCTTTCGAATGCCAGAGTCGAGGTGGTGATCAAGCCAGAAGGGTCAAGAGATCTGTCAGTTGATAGGGGGCTACCTTGA
- a CDS encoding helix-turn-helix domain-containing protein, with translation MLEYKSLYNSSIVSLSDYRCSACRGGPAEEEHSSDNKIVLMRHGVFCKHVGKRIVASDVNQATFFSKGSTYRVSHPADCGDRGTIFSVSPHVLNDMIHELDPSISDHPDRPFPFVTGPCDSRTFYQHRELVTVLESVQSYPPDSLWVDEKAMLLITDVLNAAFQRTGLPKKRHRPRTDADHIDLAEAAKSYVASRIGERVILDDVARAVNASPFHLTRVFRRRTGMPVHRYLICLRLRTSLEQLAAGASDLTALALDLGFSSHSHFTDTFRREFGCSPSDMRHTLTRKSLREMSKNLEA, from the coding sequence ATGCTTGAATACAAATCACTCTACAACAGTTCCATCGTCAGCTTGAGCGACTATCGCTGCAGTGCCTGTCGAGGTGGACCAGCGGAAGAAGAGCATTCCAGCGATAACAAAATTGTTCTCATGCGCCACGGTGTGTTCTGCAAACATGTGGGAAAGCGTATTGTCGCTAGCGATGTCAATCAAGCGACGTTCTTCTCAAAAGGATCGACCTATCGCGTAAGCCATCCGGCCGACTGTGGTGATCGTGGAACTATCTTTTCGGTCTCGCCGCATGTTCTCAACGACATGATCCACGAACTCGATCCCTCGATCAGCGATCACCCCGATCGGCCGTTCCCGTTTGTCACAGGCCCATGCGATTCACGGACTTTCTACCAGCATCGTGAACTGGTGACGGTCCTTGAGTCTGTTCAATCCTATCCGCCAGACTCGCTCTGGGTCGATGAGAAAGCAATGCTTCTCATTACTGACGTGCTCAACGCTGCATTCCAACGCACCGGGTTGCCGAAGAAACGGCATCGACCGCGTACGGATGCGGATCATATCGATCTGGCCGAGGCGGCTAAATCCTACGTCGCAAGCCGTATTGGAGAACGCGTTATTCTCGACGATGTCGCTCGCGCAGTGAATGCATCGCCTTTCCATCTCACACGTGTGTTTCGGCGACGTACCGGGATGCCTGTCCATCGCTACCTTATTTGCCTACGCCTCCGCACTTCACTTGAACAGCTTGCCGCCGGCGCTAGTGATCTAACCGCGCTGGCGCTTGACCTCGGATTCTCCAGCCACAGCCATTTCACTGACACCTTCCGCCGCGAGTTCGGCTGCTCGCCATCTGACA
- a CDS encoding glycoside hydrolase family 172 protein → MKLRATLWLLLLISTPAVCPVADASPPIRQTSTSWQLDLPDHPVSRRISLRSEFKGKQTFGTLIGPGCICRIWVTGNFISRKDILRIYFDGETIPSVEAPLPDFFGLMHNLTQPGKNYQINTPFLSVKPKLGMTCYLPMPFAKGARIEVESPEGSIVYMMVDWHDYPSQQLKEKMRFRARWRRESPVADFADDFIMLDAAGPGRLIGFVYAVDMLESRHKMRWSHGGADNIYIDGLGDQPSFLRGIGGEDTFGASHGGADYVPQTFLYSDMPYYIQKDAKGDRQKLVGYRFFAKDEVHFNKSLHIRFGARAHDISSTAYWYSEKPVRPYFKMPPIKQRLPQTKILRGEYDLPLPDCGSWWLAGPFTKVESLPMRDGKFDPKRSFLDRAWKKRDSIRGFVEFNHVLRPKASNANSPTLDGWAVAYCKLEAQSEMTAELRLAWDDHLILKLNDDPSVDLGSQPYIRARTLKVKLLKGTNKLQVWLSNQVGVTRGAWNFAFRATAPNGRIILPRSE, encoded by the coding sequence ATGAAACTTCGGGCCACTTTGTGGCTTTTATTGTTGATTTCAACGCCTGCTGTCTGTCCAGTGGCCGACGCGTCCCCGCCGATTCGACAGACATCAACATCATGGCAGTTGGATCTTCCCGATCACCCCGTTTCGCGACGTATCAGTCTACGCAGTGAATTCAAGGGTAAGCAAACCTTCGGAACGCTAATCGGTCCTGGATGTATTTGTCGCATCTGGGTAACGGGAAATTTCATCAGTCGAAAGGACATTTTGCGAATTTACTTCGATGGCGAAACAATCCCGTCTGTCGAAGCACCTCTGCCCGATTTTTTTGGCTTAATGCATAACTTGACTCAACCGGGAAAGAACTACCAGATCAATACTCCCTTCCTCTCGGTTAAGCCGAAACTGGGGATGACGTGTTATCTTCCGATGCCCTTTGCCAAGGGGGCACGTATTGAGGTCGAATCACCTGAGGGAAGCATCGTCTACATGATGGTCGATTGGCATGATTATCCAAGTCAGCAACTGAAGGAAAAGATGCGATTTCGTGCCCGTTGGCGACGAGAATCTCCGGTTGCGGATTTTGCAGACGACTTCATAATGCTGGATGCAGCCGGACCGGGAAGGTTAATCGGATTTGTTTACGCCGTCGATATGCTGGAAAGCCGACACAAGATGCGCTGGAGCCATGGTGGAGCAGACAACATCTACATTGATGGTCTTGGCGACCAGCCTTCGTTTCTACGTGGCATTGGCGGTGAAGATACTTTTGGCGCCTCTCATGGAGGCGCCGATTATGTGCCGCAGACATTTCTCTATTCGGACATGCCTTACTACATTCAAAAAGATGCCAAAGGCGACCGGCAAAAACTGGTGGGTTATCGTTTTTTCGCCAAAGACGAAGTTCACTTTAACAAATCGTTACATATCCGCTTTGGTGCACGAGCGCATGACATTTCATCAACTGCGTATTGGTATTCTGAAAAGCCGGTAAGGCCGTATTTCAAGATGCCGCCGATAAAGCAGCGCTTACCGCAGACAAAAATTCTCCGCGGCGAATATGATCTTCCGTTACCTGACTGTGGTTCGTGGTGGTTAGCAGGACCTTTTACGAAGGTAGAATCTCTACCAATGCGTGATGGCAAGTTTGATCCTAAAAGATCGTTTCTTGATCGTGCCTGGAAAAAGCGCGACTCAATCCGGGGATTCGTTGAGTTCAATCACGTTTTGCGTCCCAAGGCGTCCAATGCAAATTCTCCCACGTTAGACGGATGGGCTGTTGCATATTGCAAATTGGAGGCTCAGTCGGAAATGACCGCGGAACTCCGTTTGGCATGGGACGACCATTTGATCCTCAAGCTAAACGACGATCCCTCTGTCGATCTTGGATCACAGCCCTACATTCGTGCAAGAACTCTGAAAGTGAAACTACTAAAAGGGACTAATAAGTTACAGGTCTGGCTGAGCAATCAAGTAGGTGTGACGCGCGGCGCCTGGAACTTTGCGTTTCGTGCTACTGCACCCAATGGCAGGATCATTCTACCCAGGTCTGAGTAA
- a CDS encoding DUF1501 domain-containing protein, with amino-acid sequence MMTLEEKISRRDLLKKLSAASLGALTMGAPRAWANTEAVKQPHAKADSCILIWLAGGMAAPDTFDPKRYLPFEKGLEVEKILSTFPAIDTAVDNIKITKGMEQIAKVMDRGTLIRSAVQPDLGHILHSRHQYHWHTGYVPPLTVAAPHIGAWMAKVLGPKNPVVPPFINIGQRLEGVGEKEELKAFTTAGFFGTEYGPMNLPYPKDAVRSVQPPKGMEPGRFANRYRHYRQLIDKNPNREWMSDYQQESMLRSMEAAHRLLQSKEKHAFDLTLEPKESREIYDTGRFGRGCLLARRLVESGARFVEVTTEYIPFIHWDTHENGHTTVKRLKQEIDRPIAQLVLDLEVKGLLDRTLVIIASEFSRDMMIEGVPGSNAKDQSRAKTEKLAEMKHYGLHRHFTGGTSVALFGGGVKKGFLYGKTADERPLLAIENPVSVEDLHATIFTAMGISPKTAYDVEKRPFFATKDGHGKPVTEIFA; translated from the coding sequence ATGATGACACTTGAAGAAAAAATTTCCCGTCGTGACCTGCTCAAAAAACTCAGCGCGGCATCTCTTGGTGCATTGACGATGGGAGCCCCTCGCGCCTGGGCCAATACCGAAGCGGTCAAACAACCGCACGCAAAGGCCGATTCCTGCATTCTCATCTGGCTCGCAGGAGGCATGGCTGCCCCTGACACGTTTGATCCGAAACGCTATCTGCCTTTTGAAAAAGGGCTCGAAGTAGAAAAAATTCTGAGCACATTCCCGGCGATTGATACCGCAGTCGACAATATCAAAATTACAAAAGGCATGGAGCAGATCGCAAAAGTTATGGATCGAGGCACACTGATCCGCTCTGCAGTGCAGCCGGACCTTGGTCACATTCTGCATTCCCGCCACCAGTATCATTGGCACACCGGATATGTTCCGCCTCTCACAGTAGCTGCTCCGCACATCGGGGCCTGGATGGCGAAGGTGCTTGGGCCGAAAAATCCGGTTGTCCCGCCATTCATTAATATTGGCCAGCGGCTTGAAGGCGTTGGGGAAAAGGAAGAGCTCAAAGCCTTCACCACTGCCGGCTTCTTTGGAACGGAATACGGCCCGATGAACCTACCCTACCCGAAAGACGCTGTTCGCTCTGTCCAACCACCAAAGGGGATGGAGCCCGGAAGGTTCGCCAATCGTTACCGGCATTATCGTCAGTTGATCGACAAAAACCCAAACCGTGAATGGATGAGCGATTACCAGCAGGAATCGATGCTGCGTTCGATGGAAGCGGCACATCGTCTGTTACAGTCGAAGGAAAAGCATGCCTTCGACCTGACTCTTGAGCCAAAGGAGTCTCGAGAGATTTACGACACAGGACGGTTTGGACGGGGTTGTCTTCTGGCACGCCGTCTGGTTGAGTCAGGCGCTCGATTTGTCGAAGTGACCACCGAATACATCCCCTTTATCCATTGGGATACGCACGAAAATGGTCACACCACTGTGAAACGTCTCAAGCAGGAGATCGATCGACCGATCGCGCAGCTTGTTCTCGATCTCGAAGTAAAAGGGCTACTTGACCGGACTCTTGTCATCATTGCCAGCGAGTTCAGCCGTGACATGATGATCGAAGGGGTTCCCGGTTCGAATGCGAAAGATCAGTCACGCGCCAAGACCGAGAAACTTGCAGAGATGAAGCACTATGGTTTGCACCGTCATTTCACTGGTGGCACAAGCGTCGCCCTGTTTGGTGGCGGCGTCAAAAAGGGCTTTCTCTACGGTAAGACGGCCGATGAGCGGCCTCTGCTTGCGATCGAAAACCCAGTCTCCGTTGAAGACTTACATGCTACGATCTTCACCGCGATGGGTATTAGTCCGAAAACAGCTTACGACGTCGAGAAACGGCCCTTCTTTGCGACAAAGGACGGACACGGCAAACCAGTGACAGAAATATTCGCCTGA
- a CDS encoding ATP-binding cassette domain-containing protein gives MSNPTPIVANSLCFSFGNGELQKQILFDICFSVEAGEIVLLTGPSGSGKTTLLTLIGGLRQVQEGELTVLDHSLHQATESELVSLRKQIGFIFQQHNLLPFLTAAQNVELMLEMQGLVSSNEIVSRSAEALAVVGLSDRMRHEPSGLSGGQRQRVAIARALVGNPSLILADEPTAALDSKSGRSIVDLLKKLARERGVPILMVTHDSRVLDIADRIIEMEDGRIKDSSALSKASE, from the coding sequence ATGTCGAATCCTACTCCCATCGTTGCAAACAGCCTCTGTTTCTCATTCGGCAATGGAGAACTGCAAAAGCAAATCTTGTTCGACATCTGTTTTTCGGTCGAAGCGGGGGAGATCGTATTACTGACTGGCCCGAGTGGCAGCGGCAAAACGACACTATTGACCCTGATTGGCGGCCTACGACAAGTTCAGGAGGGAGAGTTAACCGTTCTAGACCATTCGTTGCATCAAGCGACAGAGTCAGAACTGGTTTCACTACGCAAGCAGATTGGATTCATTTTTCAACAGCACAATTTACTCCCCTTTCTGACGGCAGCACAGAATGTCGAATTGATGCTGGAAATGCAGGGACTTGTGTCGTCAAACGAGATCGTTTCCAGGTCTGCCGAGGCTTTGGCTGTCGTTGGCTTAAGCGATCGCATGAGGCACGAACCCTCTGGCCTGTCCGGGGGGCAAAGACAACGCGTCGCGATTGCTCGTGCGCTAGTTGGCAATCCTTCTTTGATCCTGGCAGACGAACCAACTGCCGCATTAGATAGCAAATCTGGTAGGAGTATCGTCGATCTGTTGAAGAAACTCGCACGAGAGCGTGGAGTTCCAATTCTCATGGTGACACACGATTCCCGAGTACTGGATATTGCAGACCGAATCATCGAGATGGAGGATGGACGGATCAAAGATTCAAGCGCGTTAAGTAAAGCCAGTGAATGA
- a CDS encoding DUF1549 domain-containing protein, translated as MKYFYTMLFVLCGMSVCDADDVLTKPQSAVDFAHEVMPVLQKHCAKCHTGDQKKGGLSMNTRAELLAGGESGKVVVPGDAAKSHMIELLESSDDSVWMPPEGPRVSAKEIATLKKWVDQGAPWDTDITMGKSAWEPPLKPRLVTLPPPQNGRNHPIDRLLDADLTQRGQSPPQAVSDAAFLRRATLDAIGLLPTPEELQAFVADKSNHKREQWIDQLLANDIAYADHWLTTWNDLLRNDYTGTGFITGGRKQITPWLYAALRENKPYDVFVRELISPTTESAGFIDGIKWRGDVNASQTREIQFAQNVSQVFLGINMKCASCHDSFIDRWTLSEAYNLAAIYSDHPLELNHCDKPTGKMATPKWIFPELGDVNSKAPKTKRLQQLAVLMTHSDNGRFTRTLVNRIWAQLMGRGIVHPVDAMHTRPWNEDLLDYLAVQFAKDGYDLRKFIRFIMTSQAYQSQAVILEKEPGEDYVYAGPIAKRMTAEQLLDSIWQITGGNPAVAEAKVDRSEKSEVENSKSPSEILIPTPITAYWIWHSGEVGKKSLLRKKFKLNAASTGAKLMATCDNAFVMKINGAKVATSRSWKKPVYLDITQHLQVGENLIEVDAEMFGGAAGFICQIAYLDGVDQKEITSNKSWEARSPSGKWAAAEELNLHGKPPWGTVLDPKVNAGPPSLPASPVRAALVKNNFLMRSLGRPHRDQVVTTRPGELTTLQAIDLSNGDILAEYLQNGAKHLVGKDISSEELIVLLFRYALSREPSTAERTVLAEVVGDGRDPIAVEDLLWIVFMKPEFQMIR; from the coding sequence ATGAAATATTTTTATACAATGTTATTCGTGCTTTGTGGTATGTCTGTATGCGATGCGGATGATGTGCTAACGAAGCCCCAGTCTGCTGTCGATTTTGCTCATGAAGTGATGCCTGTGCTACAGAAGCATTGCGCGAAATGCCATACGGGTGACCAGAAAAAGGGCGGCCTGTCGATGAATACGCGGGCCGAACTGCTGGCCGGAGGAGAGTCTGGTAAAGTGGTAGTCCCGGGCGATGCGGCAAAGAGCCATATGATCGAATTGCTTGAATCGTCCGACGATTCCGTCTGGATGCCCCCGGAAGGGCCCCGTGTTTCGGCAAAGGAGATCGCAACTCTGAAAAAATGGGTCGACCAAGGCGCGCCTTGGGACACTGACATTACGATGGGCAAGTCTGCCTGGGAACCGCCGTTGAAACCCCGTCTTGTTACCCTGCCCCCACCACAAAACGGCCGTAACCATCCGATTGATCGGCTGCTGGATGCCGATCTCACTCAGCGAGGACAATCGCCTCCTCAAGCGGTTTCGGACGCCGCCTTTCTTCGTCGTGCCACTCTCGACGCCATTGGTCTGTTGCCGACGCCGGAAGAATTGCAGGCGTTCGTCGCGGACAAATCAAACCATAAACGCGAACAGTGGATTGATCAACTGCTGGCGAACGACATCGCTTATGCCGATCACTGGTTGACGACCTGGAACGACCTTTTACGCAACGATTATACAGGAACCGGCTTTATCACCGGTGGGCGCAAGCAGATCACTCCGTGGCTCTACGCTGCGTTGCGCGAGAACAAGCCTTATGATGTGTTCGTGCGCGAACTGATTTCGCCGACGACCGAATCGGCTGGCTTTATCGACGGGATCAAGTGGCGCGGCGATGTGAACGCAAGCCAGACGCGCGAGATCCAGTTCGCCCAGAATGTCTCGCAGGTTTTTCTTGGTATCAACATGAAGTGCGCCAGTTGCCACGACAGTTTCATTGATCGTTGGACTTTATCGGAGGCCTACAACTTAGCCGCGATTTATTCTGATCATCCCCTTGAACTCAATCACTGCGATAAGCCGACAGGTAAGATGGCCACGCCAAAATGGATCTTCCCCGAGTTGGGAGATGTCAATTCGAAAGCTCCCAAAACTAAACGACTCCAGCAGTTGGCTGTGCTGATGACTCATTCCGACAACGGGCGATTCACCCGGACGCTGGTCAATCGAATTTGGGCGCAGCTCATGGGGCGTGGTATCGTACATCCAGTCGACGCGATGCACACGCGGCCCTGGAATGAAGACTTGTTAGATTATCTTGCGGTGCAGTTTGCGAAGGATGGTTATGATTTGAGGAAGTTCATCCGCTTCATTATGACATCACAGGCTTACCAGTCGCAAGCCGTGATTCTGGAAAAAGAGCCGGGCGAAGATTATGTTTACGCGGGACCCATTGCCAAACGAATGACCGCTGAACAACTACTGGACTCGATCTGGCAGATAACGGGAGGAAATCCTGCCGTCGCGGAAGCCAAGGTGGATCGCTCAGAGAAATCGGAAGTAGAAAATTCGAAGTCCCCATCGGAAATATTAATACCCACACCGATTACCGCTTACTGGATTTGGCACAGCGGCGAAGTGGGCAAGAAATCACTGCTACGAAAGAAGTTTAAGCTCAACGCGGCTTCGACCGGTGCGAAATTGATGGCGACATGTGATAACGCCTTTGTCATGAAAATCAATGGCGCGAAAGTAGCCACCTCTCGAAGCTGGAAGAAGCCGGTCTATCTCGACATCACACAACATCTGCAGGTGGGTGAGAACCTGATTGAAGTCGATGCGGAGATGTTCGGAGGCGCTGCGGGATTTATTTGTCAGATTGCATATTTAGATGGCGTTGATCAAAAAGAAATTACGAGCAACAAATCCTGGGAAGCGCGTTCTCCATCCGGAAAATGGGCCGCGGCAGAAGAACTCAATCTGCACGGCAAGCCCCCCTGGGGCACTGTTCTGGATCCCAAAGTGAATGCAGGTCCGCCGTCTCTTCCTGCTTCCCCTGTTCGAGCGGCTTTAGTAAAGAATAATTTTCTGATGCGCTCGTTGGGTAGACCACATCGTGATCAAGTAGTGACAACCAGGCCTGGCGAGTTGACCACCTTGCAGGCAATTGACCTCTCGAATGGAGATATCCTGGCCGAGTACCTCCAAAATGGTGCAAAACATCTTGTTGGCAAAGACATAAGTAGTGAGGAATTGATCGTTCTGCTTTTTCGATATGCCCTCTCACGTGAACCCTCAACAGCGGAGCGAACCGTTCTAGCTGAAGTTGTCGGAGATGGCCGCGATCCTATCGCTGTTGAAGACCTTCTGTGGATCGTCTTCATGAAACCTGAATTTCAAATGATTCGTTAG
- a CDS encoding TetR/AcrR family transcriptional regulator, translating to MSKASESRNKICEAAIAVAARDGFSSMSLDAVAAEAGVSKGGLLYHFGTKEELMHGTLQHFAEVGQHMLLGRIASDPNSEMRWARGIVSCMFPSDAELETTKQELDPSIIFKFMLSMLTLAADRSTSIGPLTEMGTELRDRLLEDESVGLEQMLIWLAIDGLLVWQLLGLIDPKDELFARVGNEFRSRVGLSPREDSKEQSTKSKKSTQRTKRRKEGLK from the coding sequence ATGTCCAAAGCTAGCGAATCTCGAAACAAAATCTGTGAAGCAGCAATCGCTGTTGCCGCGAGGGACGGATTCTCTTCGATGAGCTTGGATGCCGTAGCTGCAGAAGCCGGAGTCAGCAAAGGTGGATTGCTTTATCATTTTGGTACAAAAGAAGAGTTAATGCACGGCACGCTACAGCATTTTGCAGAAGTTGGCCAACATATGCTCTTGGGCAGAATTGCGTCTGACCCCAATTCGGAAATGCGCTGGGCGCGTGGAATTGTTTCATGCATGTTTCCTTCAGATGCGGAGTTGGAAACTACGAAACAGGAGCTTGACCCATCGATCATTTTCAAATTTATGCTATCAATGCTCACGTTAGCTGCTGATCGTAGTACCAGCATCGGCCCCCTTACCGAAATGGGAACAGAGTTGCGCGATCGTTTACTCGAAGATGAGTCTGTTGGTCTGGAGCAGATGCTGATTTGGCTCGCGATTGACGGTCTTCTGGTTTGGCAGCTATTGGGGTTAATCGACCCAAAAGACGAGCTATTCGCTCGTGTGGGCAATGAATTCCGAAGCCGCGTGGGACTGTCACCCCGAGAAGACAGCAAAGAGCAATCGACCAAGAGCAAAAAATCGACTCAGCGAACAAAACGACGGAAAGAGGGCCTAAAGTGA
- a CDS encoding alpha/beta hydrolase family protein, producing the protein MFKQFLAKGIAIAGIDVGESFGSPQGRKIYTTFFDYLVKKRGFRKKPCLLARSRGGLMLYSWAVEHPQSVSGIAGIYPVCNIKSYPGIARAAGAYGLTPTQFKLELSKHNPIDRLKSLAKARVPLFHIHGDNDKVVPLEANSAELASRYKDFGGPVEIEVVAGQGHNMWKGWFESQRLTDFATACALGQPLEKRKAAARLER; encoded by the coding sequence ATGTTCAAACAATTTCTCGCGAAAGGCATTGCCATCGCGGGCATCGACGTTGGCGAATCTTTTGGCAGTCCACAGGGGCGAAAGATCTACACAACCTTCTTTGATTATCTAGTAAAGAAACGCGGCTTTCGCAAGAAGCCATGCCTGCTGGCACGCAGCCGCGGCGGATTGATGCTTTATAGCTGGGCGGTTGAGCATCCGCAATCCGTGAGCGGAATCGCTGGTATTTATCCGGTCTGTAACATTAAGAGTTATCCCGGCATCGCGCGTGCCGCTGGCGCTTATGGGTTAACCCCCACACAATTCAAACTGGAATTGTCAAAACATAATCCAATCGATCGGCTAAAATCACTGGCCAAGGCCAGAGTACCCCTGTTTCATATTCATGGTGATAATGACAAGGTTGTGCCTTTGGAAGCAAACTCCGCAGAACTGGCCAGTCGTTACAAGGACTTTGGTGGTCCCGTTGAAATTGAAGTGGTCGCGGGGCAGGGACACAATATGTGGAAAGGCTGGTTTGAATCCCAAAGACTTACCGACTTCGCGACAGCTTGCGCGCTTGGGCAACCCCTGGAAAAACGTAAAGCGGCAGCCCGCTTAGAGCGCTGA
- the devC gene encoding ABC transporter permease DevC, with amino-acid sequence MVRLPASLRVGWQQVSHNKTKLLVASAGVIVAVMLMLVQLGIRRGAIDSSIAVAKRLTADVVVVSPRTKTIFQPSSVPRSMFYRVMAHPEVERVQSLYVGRAVFRNPWSDIEFPISVYGIDPDRPMMDLPGYESMQQILERADRICFDRQSRPTYGPVADELDKSRNVITEVNHREVHVVGSVSVGVSINTDGNLYVSPANFLRLFPDRNPGSIDIGLVRLTSDSDPQAVASTLSELLGKEARVLPCQDLVDAEETYLRETAPLDFIFGMGTAVGFFIGFVVVYQILYTEVTNHLPHYATLKAMGFRQSFLVRIVLSQAVIFSIFGFVPGFLMALGIYSVATDAIQMPIIMTIDRAVTVFVVTLSMCGLSGLIAIRQLSSAQPADVF; translated from the coding sequence ATGGTTCGTCTGCCTGCGAGTCTTCGTGTGGGGTGGCAGCAAGTCAGCCACAATAAGACCAAGTTACTCGTGGCTTCCGCTGGCGTGATTGTTGCAGTCATGCTGATGTTAGTGCAACTGGGTATTCGCCGCGGAGCCATCGATAGCAGTATCGCGGTCGCGAAACGCCTGACGGCAGATGTCGTTGTCGTCAGCCCGCGGACGAAAACAATTTTTCAACCTTCTTCCGTCCCAAGAAGTATGTTCTACCGGGTGATGGCACATCCAGAGGTCGAGCGGGTGCAATCTCTCTATGTTGGGCGCGCTGTATTTCGCAATCCGTGGAGTGATATCGAGTTTCCGATCAGCGTGTATGGAATCGATCCAGACCGACCAATGATGGATCTACCCGGCTACGAGTCAATGCAGCAGATACTTGAGCGTGCTGACCGCATTTGTTTTGACCGGCAAAGCCGACCCACCTATGGTCCTGTTGCTGACGAACTTGATAAAAGTCGGAACGTGATCACGGAGGTCAATCATCGAGAAGTCCACGTCGTCGGTTCCGTTTCCGTGGGTGTGTCCATTAATACGGACGGCAATTTGTATGTATCTCCAGCAAATTTCCTCAGGCTTTTTCCTGATCGCAACCCCGGCTCGATCGATATCGGTTTGGTCCGATTAACAAGTGATTCGGACCCTCAGGCTGTGGCCAGTACACTCTCTGAGCTTCTCGGCAAAGAAGCCCGCGTTTTGCCTTGTCAAGATTTGGTCGATGCCGAAGAAACCTACTTAAGAGAAACCGCCCCTCTCGACTTTATCTTTGGTATGGGTACGGCTGTTGGGTTCTTCATCGGTTTTGTGGTCGTTTACCAAATCCTGTACACAGAGGTCACAAACCATCTGCCTCACTATGCAACGCTGAAAGCGATGGGATTTCGACAATCATTTCTGGTTCGAATCGTCCTCAGCCAAGCCGTGATCTTTTCCATTTTTGGGTTTGTCCCAGGCTTTCTAATGGCTCTCGGTATTTATTCGGTCGCTACAGATGCGATCCAAATGCCAATTATCATGACTATTGATCGTGCGGTGACAGTGTTTGTCGTGACTTTATCGATGTGTGGTCTATCAGGCCTGATTGCAATTAGACAACTCTCTTCCGCTCAACCAGCAGACGTGTTCTAG